A stretch of the Arachis stenosperma cultivar V10309 chromosome 6, arast.V10309.gnm1.PFL2, whole genome shotgun sequence genome encodes the following:
- the LOC130935562 gene encoding uncharacterized protein LOC130935562 has protein sequence MFPISNNQFEYEALIAGMRLAKGCEIQNIMVYCDSLLVVQQVNDVFQEQDWRTLYMEFIKHGKIPKEEKNPRPFQRRASFFTIIGDDLYRRGFSQPLLKCLGDEEATLAMEETHEGICGTHIGGRSLATKILRAGYY, from the exons ATGTTTCCGATCAGCAACAATCAATTCGAATACGAAGCACTCATAGCCGGTATGCGCCTAGCAAAAGGTTGCGAGATACAAAACATAATGGTCTACTGTGACTCCCTTCTAGTAGTTCAACAAGTAAACGACGTGTTCCAG GAACAAGATTGGAGAACACTCTACATGGAATTCATAAAGCACGGAAAAATACCAAAGGAGGAAAAAAACCCGAGGCCCTTTCAAAGACGAGCAAGTTTCTTCACAATCATTGGAGACGATCTTTACAGAAGAGGTTTCTCCCAACCTTTGCTCAAGTGTCTAGGAGATGAAGAAGCCACTCTAGCAATGGAAGAAACACACGAAGGAATCTGTGGTACACACATCGGAGGTCGAAGCCTCGCAACAAAAATACTAAGGGCAGGATACTACTAG